A window of the Salvelinus alpinus chromosome 3, SLU_Salpinus.1, whole genome shotgun sequence genome harbors these coding sequences:
- the LOC139570209 gene encoding gamma-crystallin M2-like, which translates to MGKIIFYEGHNFQGRHYECNSDCADTFRHFNCCNSIRVTGGHWVAYEKSNFNGYQYILNKGEYPDCHHWMGFNNCIRSCQMFPPYRGAYRMRIYNRPEMSGHMMEFMDDCPNVYERFRHRDIFSSNVMEGYWVFYEHPNYRGRQYFLRPGEYRACSDWACNNPMVGSFRRMRSGL; encoded by the exons ATGGGAAAG ATAATCTTTTACGAAGGCCACAACTTCCAGGGTCGACACTATGAGTGCAACAGTGACTGTGCTGACACGTTCAGACACTTTAACTGCTGTAACTCTATCAGGGTGACCGGCGGTCACTGGGTGGCCTACGAGAAGTCCAACTTCAACGGCTACCAGTACATCCTGAACAAGGGAGAGTACCCTGACTGCCACCACTGGATGGGCTTCAACAACTGCATCCGTTCCTGCCAGATGTTTCCACCC TACAGAGGAGCCTACAGAATGAGAATCTACAACAGGCCTGAGATGTCTGGTCACATGATGGAGTTCATGGACGACTGCCCCAACGTGTATGAGCGTTTCCGCCACCGTGACATCTTTTCCTCCAACGTCATGGAAGGCTACTGGGTGTTCTACGAGCACCCCAACTACAGGGGTCGTCAGTACTTCCTCCGCCCCGGGGAGTACAGGGCCTGCAGCGACTGGGCCTGCAACAACCCCATGGTAGGCTCCTTCAGGAGAATGAGGAGTGGCCTGTAA
- the LOC139570207 gene encoding gamma-crystallin M2-like isoform X2, with translation MSKIIFYEDKNFQGRHYECSSDCAEMHNHFSRCNSIKVDSGCWVAYEKPNYTGYQYMLNKGEYPDYQRWAGFNDCIRSCRMVPPYRGNYRMKIYERSDFRGQNMEMMEDCPDLHESFHSRDISSANVMEGYWILHEHPHYRGRQYFLRPGEYRRHSEWGSSSPTIGSLRRVTETP, from the exons ATGAGCAAG ATTATATTCTACGAGGACAAGAACTTCCAGGGCCGCCACTATGAGTGCAGCAGCGACTGTGCTGAGATGCACAACCACTTCAGCCGCTGTAACTCCATAAAGGTGGACAGTGGCTGTTGGGTGGCCTATGAGAAACCCAACTACACTGGCTACCAGTACATGCTGAACAAGGGCGAGTACCCCGACTACCAGCGCTGGGCTGGCTTCAACGACTGCATCCGCTCCTGCCGTATGGTGCCCCCT TATCGAGGAAACTACAGGATGAAGATCTACGAGCGCTCTGACTTCAGGGGTCAGAACATGGAGATGATGGAGGACTGCCCCGACCTGCACGAGAGCTTCCACAGCCGCGACATCTCCTCCGCCAACGTCATGGAGGGTTACTGGATTCTCCACGAGCACCCCCACTACAGGGGTCGTCAGTACTTCCTTCGCCCCGGCGAGTACAGGAGGCACAGCGAGTGGGGAAGCTCCAGCCCCACCATCGGCTCCCTGAGACGTGTCACCGAGACCCCCTGA
- the LOC139570207 gene encoding gamma-crystallin M2-like isoform X1: protein MCKYEWTGRRGGQHKCIVSKIIFYEDKNFQGRHYECSSDCAEMHNHFSRCNSIKVDSGCWVAYEKPNYTGYQYMLNKGEYPDYQRWAGFNDCIRSCRMVPPYRGNYRMKIYERSDFRGQNMEMMEDCPDLHESFHSRDISSANVMEGYWILHEHPHYRGRQYFLRPGEYRRHSEWGSSSPTIGSLRRVTETP from the exons ATGTGCAAGTATGAATGGACTGGACGGAGAGGAGGGCAGCACAAATGCATCGTCTCAAAG ATTATATTCTACGAGGACAAGAACTTCCAGGGCCGCCACTATGAGTGCAGCAGCGACTGTGCTGAGATGCACAACCACTTCAGCCGCTGTAACTCCATAAAGGTGGACAGTGGCTGTTGGGTGGCCTATGAGAAACCCAACTACACTGGCTACCAGTACATGCTGAACAAGGGCGAGTACCCCGACTACCAGCGCTGGGCTGGCTTCAACGACTGCATCCGCTCCTGCCGTATGGTGCCCCCT TATCGAGGAAACTACAGGATGAAGATCTACGAGCGCTCTGACTTCAGGGGTCAGAACATGGAGATGATGGAGGACTGCCCCGACCTGCACGAGAGCTTCCACAGCCGCGACATCTCCTCCGCCAACGTCATGGAGGGTTACTGGATTCTCCACGAGCACCCCCACTACAGGGGTCGTCAGTACTTCCTTCGCCCCGGCGAGTACAGGAGGCACAGCGAGTGGGGAAGCTCCAGCCCCACCATCGGCTCCCTGAGACGTGTCACCGAGACCCCCTGA